The Paenibacillus yonginensis genome segment TGGCGTGAACTGCTGGATTCCGGTATGGGCTGGATGCTTATGACTCTGGATTTGGATATTTACCATCTTCCTAAATTCGGAGATACCGTTAAGATCCGTACATGGAGTAAAGGAACCAAAGGTCCTATTTGGCAGCGGGATTATCGAGTAGCAGGACTTGACGGCAATGAGGCTGTAGAAGCTGCCGCAGCTCGTTCGACTTGGAGTCTGGTGGACATTCAGAAACGCAAAATTCTCCGTCCAACAGCCCTGCCGGTTGAGGTTCCGCCTTATACAGAGGATTCCGTCGGGGAATTGCCTGACAAAGTGAATATTCCGGATAACGTCAAGCTGGAAGAAACGTCATTGTTGAATATCCAATACAGCAGTGTTGATATTAATGGACATGTGAATAATGCCCGTTATGCCGATTTTTGTTATGATTCCCTTTCGAGCGAGGAACTGTCTAAGCTGGATTTGCGTCGTTTTCACATTACATATATTAAGGAAAGAAAATTAGGAGACAAGCTGAGGATTTTGCGTTCTTCTCTTACAGAGGGGCGTATCTACATCCGTGGACAAGCTGTGGATGAAGCAGCCGGAAGTGAGACGGTTGGATTTGAAGCGTGTCTGTATTTTTCGTGAAAAGCTATATGCCGGACATCCGGATCAACAAAAAAGGAGCTTCTTCTATTTTCAAATAAAAATGAAAGGAGCCTATCTATTGGGCTACATCATGGACTTAAGGAAATTAGTCGGTTCAAGACCGCTAATTATGACTGGAGCATGTGTTTTGTTGTGTAGAGGGCAAAGCCTCTTGTTACAGCGTAGAACCGATAACGGCTTATGGGCGCTACCTGGCGGTTCAATGGAACCCGGCGAAACTTTAGAGGAGGTTGCTAGAAGAGAACTTTTTGAGGAAACAGGGTTAAAATCGAAAAAACTTGAGTTGTTCCATATCTTCTCTGGAAAAGAGCTGTACTACAAATATCCTCATGGCGATGAAGTGTACAATGTCGTTTGTGCTTATATATGTACGGATTATGACGGGGTTCCTAAGGAAGATGGGGATGAGGTGCAGGAATTGCGTTTTTTTAATTATGATCAAATTCCCACTGAATTGTCCCCTCCGGACAAACCGGTAATACATAAATTTCTTGAGGGAATTCTTTAATGATCTTAGTCACTGTTTCGTTAATTTCAAGACCTTCCCAACCAATTGGCAATATCTGAGGGGTTAGATTCAACTGATCTTCATGTTATGATAGTAAAGGTTACAGCGTTGTTACTTTTTTGTAACTACTAATCTTTACACCTAACAAGGAGATGACAGGATGAACAAGAAAATAACGAAACGTATCGCAGCCGGAGGATTCGCCGTATTGATGTCCATGGGCTTGGTCCTGCCAACCTATGCAGCATCTTCAACCGGTGGCACAACAGCTAATCAACAGACGACAACAACCCACTATAAAGTGACTTCTTTGCAAACAACTACAATTAACTTCTCGAACTTGTCTAGTTATTTGTCTAACTTTGATTGGAACAAGCTGCTTGACCAACTGCAAGGTGCAGGCGGACAAGTCCAACAGGTTCAGCCAACTCAACCGGCTCAGCCGAGTCAACCAGTGAAGCCAGCTCAGCCAGCTAAGCCAAGCCAACCGGCGCCAACGAAACCAACTACGGAGCAGCCGGGCACAACTAAGCCGGCAACTCCGCCAGCGTCGCCAGCGCCAAGCCAACCGGCACAACAGCCAGCGGCTGGACAGCAGCAAACTGCGGATGACCAATCCGATTTTGTGAAACAGGTTATTTCGCTGGTTAACCAGGAACGGGCGAAAGAGAACCTCAAACCGCTGACAGAAGACAGCGCTCTGTCCAACATGGCTTTGGTTAAGGCAAAAGATATGAGCCAGAACAATTATTTTGACCATAACTCACCAACCTACGG includes the following:
- a CDS encoding acyl-[acyl-carrier-protein] thioesterase, which produces MDKSFLVWTEERTIHTSEADFRSNCRLSVLLDYLQQAADSAVNALGISWRELLDSGMGWMLMTLDLDIYHLPKFGDTVKIRTWSKGTKGPIWQRDYRVAGLDGNEAVEAAAARSTWSLVDIQKRKILRPTALPVEVPPYTEDSVGELPDKVNIPDNVKLEETSLLNIQYSSVDINGHVNNARYADFCYDSLSSEELSKLDLRRFHITYIKERKLGDKLRILRSSLTEGRIYIRGQAVDEAAGSETVGFEACLYFS
- a CDS encoding NUDIX hydrolase, producing MGYIMDLRKLVGSRPLIMTGACVLLCRGQSLLLQRRTDNGLWALPGGSMEPGETLEEVARRELFEETGLKSKKLELFHIFSGKELYYKYPHGDEVYNVVCAYICTDYDGVPKEDGDEVQELRFFNYDQIPTELSPPDKPVIHKFLEGIL
- a CDS encoding CAP domain-containing protein codes for the protein MNKKITKRIAAGGFAVLMSMGLVLPTYAASSTGGTTANQQTTTTHYKVTSLQTTTINFSNLSSYLSNFDWNKLLDQLQGAGGQVQQVQPTQPAQPSQPVKPAQPAKPSQPAPTKPTTEQPGTTKPATPPASPAPSQPAQQPAAGQQQTADDQSDFVKQVISLVNQERAKENLKPLTEDSALSNMALVKAKDMSQNNYFDHNSPTYGSPFDMMKQFNISFSYAGENIAKGQKTPQEVMTAWMNSAGHRANIMNANYTVIGVGYYNGCWVQEFVGR